The Gymnodinialimonas sp. 57CJ19 genome includes a window with the following:
- the carB gene encoding carbamoyl-phosphate synthase large subunit produces MPKRSDINSIMIIGAGPIVIGQACEFDYSGAQACKALREEGYRVILVNSNPATIMTDPELADATYIEPITPEVVAKIIEKERPDALLPTMGGQTGLNTSLALEEMGVLEKFGVEMIGAKRPAIEMAEDRKLFREAMDRIGLENPKATIITAPKGDDGKFDINAGVAEAIEAIEYVGLPAIIRPAFTLGGTGGGVAYNREQYEFFCRSGMEASPMAQILVDESLLGWKEFEMEVVRDKADNAIIVCAIENVDPMGVHTGDSITVAPALTLTDKEYQIMRNGSIAVLREIGVETGGSNVQWAMNPADGRMVVIEMNPRVSRSSALASKATGFPIAKIAAKLAVGYTLDELDNDITKVTPASFEPTIDYVVTKIPRFAFEKFPGSEPNLTTAMKSVGEAMAIGRSFHESMQKALASMETGLTGFDEIEIEGADADPAAITKALAKQTPDRIRVIAQAMRHGLSDDDIHAVTKFDPWFLARIREIIEEEARIRDKGMLATEEEFRHVKMMGFTDARLATLTGLTEAEIRRARVGAGVHAQFKRIDTCAAEFEAQTPYMYSTYETPVMGEPECEARPSDAKKVVILGGGPNRIGQGIEFDYCCCHACFALSDAGYETIMVNCNPETVSTDYDTSDRLYFEPLTLEHALEILRVEQANGTLHGVIVQFGGQTPLKLANALEEAGIPILGTTPDAIDLAEDRERFQQLVQKLDLKQPENAIATTDDEAKAAAEALGYPLVIRPSYVLGGRAMEIVRDTAQLNRYIRDAVVVSGDSPVLLDSYLDGATEVDVDALCDGTDVHVAGIMQHIEEAGVHSGDSACSLPPHTLSVEVQDRIIAQTEALAKALNVVGLMNIQFAVKPDGNGNDDIYLIEVNPRASRTVPFVAKATDSAIASIAARLMAGEKLADFPKAKPHVPVDEDTPIIPGEPMALADFRTPWFSVKEAVLPFARFPGVDTLLGPEMRSTGEVMGWDRSFPRAFLKAQLGAGVSLPERGTAFLSIKEADKTADLVDTAKMLKTLGFHILATSGTAAFLGKHGIEAEVVNKQYEGGRTIVDILKDGGVQLVMNTTEGAQAVEDSRSMRTVTLMDKIPYFTTLAGSHAAAQAMVSAREGETVVRALQG; encoded by the coding sequence ATGCCAAAAAGATCAGACATCAACTCGATCATGATCATCGGTGCGGGGCCTATTGTGATCGGCCAAGCCTGCGAATTTGACTACTCAGGCGCGCAGGCCTGCAAGGCGCTCCGCGAGGAAGGCTACCGGGTCATCCTCGTCAACTCCAACCCCGCCACGATCATGACCGACCCGGAACTGGCCGATGCCACCTATATCGAGCCGATTACCCCCGAAGTCGTCGCCAAGATCATCGAGAAGGAACGCCCCGATGCGCTTCTGCCAACCATGGGCGGGCAAACCGGCCTGAATACGTCTTTGGCGCTGGAAGAAATGGGCGTGCTGGAAAAATTCGGCGTCGAGATGATCGGCGCCAAACGTCCCGCCATCGAAATGGCCGAGGACCGCAAGCTGTTCCGCGAGGCGATGGACCGGATCGGGCTGGAAAACCCCAAGGCGACGATCATCACCGCCCCCAAGGGCGATGACGGCAAGTTCGACATCAACGCGGGCGTGGCCGAAGCCATCGAGGCCATCGAATACGTGGGCCTGCCCGCCATCATCCGCCCCGCCTTCACGCTTGGCGGCACCGGCGGCGGCGTCGCCTACAACCGGGAACAGTACGAGTTCTTCTGCCGCTCCGGCATGGAAGCCTCGCCCATGGCGCAGATTCTGGTCGATGAATCTCTGCTCGGTTGGAAAGAGTTCGAGATGGAGGTCGTGCGCGACAAGGCCGACAACGCCATCATCGTCTGCGCCATTGAAAACGTGGACCCCATGGGCGTCCACACCGGTGACAGCATCACCGTCGCCCCCGCGCTGACGCTGACCGATAAGGAATATCAGATCATGCGCAACGGCTCCATCGCCGTGCTGCGCGAGATCGGGGTTGAGACGGGCGGTTCCAACGTGCAATGGGCGATGAACCCCGCCGATGGCCGCATGGTGGTGATCGAGATGAACCCCCGCGTCTCTCGCTCCTCCGCGCTGGCCTCCAAGGCCACGGGCTTCCCGATTGCCAAGATCGCCGCGAAGCTGGCCGTGGGCTATACGTTGGACGAGCTGGACAACGACATCACCAAGGTCACGCCCGCGAGCTTCGAGCCGACGATTGACTATGTCGTCACCAAGATCCCGCGCTTCGCGTTCGAGAAATTCCCTGGCTCCGAGCCGAACCTGACCACCGCGATGAAGTCGGTGGGCGAGGCGATGGCCATTGGCCGCAGCTTCCACGAGTCGATGCAGAAGGCGCTGGCCTCCATGGAGACCGGGCTGACCGGCTTCGATGAGATCGAGATCGAAGGCGCCGACGCAGACCCTGCCGCGATCACTAAAGCACTGGCGAAACAGACCCCGGACCGCATCCGCGTGATCGCCCAGGCCATGCGCCACGGTCTGTCCGACGACGATATCCACGCCGTCACCAAGTTTGACCCTTGGTTCCTTGCCCGTATCCGCGAGATCATCGAGGAAGAGGCCCGCATCCGCGATAAAGGCATGCTCGCCACCGAAGAAGAATTCCGCCACGTGAAGATGATGGGCTTCACCGATGCCCGCCTCGCGACGCTGACGGGCCTGACCGAGGCTGAAATCCGCCGCGCCCGCGTCGGCGCGGGCGTTCACGCGCAGTTCAAGCGCATCGACACCTGCGCCGCTGAGTTCGAGGCACAGACCCCCTATATGTACTCCACCTACGAGACCCCCGTGATGGGCGAGCCCGAATGCGAAGCGCGCCCCTCGGACGCCAAGAAGGTCGTCATTCTGGGCGGTGGCCCGAACCGGATCGGCCAGGGGATCGAGTTTGATTACTGCTGCTGCCACGCCTGTTTCGCCCTGTCCGACGCGGGCTATGAGACGATCATGGTCAACTGCAACCCCGAGACGGTTTCGACCGACTACGACACCTCGGACCGCCTGTATTTCGAACCGCTAACGCTGGAGCACGCGCTGGAAATCCTGCGGGTAGAGCAAGCAAACGGCACGCTGCACGGCGTCATCGTCCAGTTCGGCGGCCAGACCCCCCTGAAGCTGGCCAATGCGCTGGAAGAGGCCGGGATCCCGATCCTCGGCACCACGCCCGACGCCATCGACCTGGCCGAAGATCGTGAGCGTTTCCAACAGCTTGTCCAGAAGCTGGACCTCAAGCAGCCCGAAAACGCCATTGCCACCACCGATGACGAAGCCAAAGCCGCCGCCGAGGCGCTCGGCTATCCGCTGGTGATCCGCCCCTCCTACGTTCTGGGCGGGCGCGCGATGGAGATCGTGCGCGATACGGCGCAACTCAACCGCTATATCCGTGACGCCGTGGTTGTCTCCGGCGACAGCCCCGTCCTGCTCGACAGCTACCTTGATGGCGCGACCGAGGTGGACGTGGATGCCCTTTGCGACGGCACCGACGTGCATGTGGCGGGCATCATGCAACACATCGAAGAAGCGGGCGTCCACTCCGGTGACAGCGCCTGTTCCCTGCCCCCCCATACGCTGAGCGTTGAGGTGCAAGACCGCATCATCGCCCAGACCGAGGCGCTGGCAAAGGCGCTGAACGTCGTCGGCCTGATGAACATCCAGTTCGCCGTCAAACCCGATGGGAACGGCAACGATGACATCTACCTGATCGAGGTTAACCCCCGCGCCTCGCGCACCGTGCCGTTTGTGGCCAAGGCCACCGATAGCGCCATCGCCTCCATCGCCGCGCGCCTCATGGCGGGTGAGAAACTGGCCGATTTCCCCAAGGCCAAACCCCACGTCCCCGTGGACGAGGACACGCCGATCATCCCCGGCGAGCCGATGGCGCTGGCCGATTTCCGCACCCCTTGGTTCTCGGTCAAAGAGGCCGTCTTGCCCTTCGCCCGCTTCCCCGGCGTCGATACGCTTCTGGGGCCTGAAATGCGCTCCACCGGCGAGGTCATGGGCTGGGACCGCTCCTTCCCCCGCGCCTTCCTGAAAGCGCAACTCGGCGCGGGCGTGTCCCTGCCTGAGCGCGGCACCGCCTTCCTGTCGATCAAAGAGGCCGACAAGACCGCCGACCTGGTGGATACGGCCAAGATGCTGAAAACATTGGGCTTCCACATCCTTGCCACCTCCGGCACTGCCGCCTTCCTGGGCAAGCACGGGATCGAGGCCGAGGTGGTGAACAAGCAATACGAGGGCGGCCGCACGATCGTCGACATCCTCAAGGACGGCGGCGTGCAATTGGTGATGAACACCACCGAAGGCGCCCAAGCGGTCGAAGACTCCCGCTCCATGCGGACGGTCACGCTGATGGACAAGATCCCCTATTTCACCACGCTCGCAGGCAGCCACGCGGCGGCTCAGGCGATGGTATCAGCCCGTGAAGGCGAGACTGTGGTTCGGGCGCTGCAGGGGTGA
- a CDS encoding BrnA antitoxin family protein, translating into MPPKFIDKSPTKTERFHHFYMVDAMRRFEYDMHNAIALHGRVPPAWHDLSSKRDTAKTRVTVRLDTDVVKWFKSMGPGYQPRLNAVLRSFMHAKLMGLLQGDETLDMFRDPMFDGARKPEWGDIARARGE; encoded by the coding sequence TTGCCCCCCAAATTCATCGACAAATCCCCCACCAAGACCGAGCGCTTCCACCACTTCTACATGGTCGATGCGATGCGGCGGTTCGAATACGACATGCACAACGCCATCGCGCTGCACGGCCGCGTGCCGCCCGCTTGGCACGACCTGTCATCGAAACGAGACACCGCCAAGACCCGCGTGACCGTGCGGCTGGATACCGATGTGGTGAAGTGGTTCAAATCCATGGGTCCGGGCTACCAACCCCGCCTGAACGCGGTGCTTCGGTCCTTCATGCACGCCAAACTGATGGGGCTGTTGCAGGGAGATGAGACCCTCGACATGTTCCGCGACCCGATGTTTGACGGCGCGCGCAAGCCGGAATGGGGAGATATAGCTCGGGCTCGGGGGGAGTGA
- a CDS encoding trypsin-like serine protease, with protein sequence MRHLTLVAATALAASLTPAHAQDPSLNPTFGVLNLEAGFSNDPNWVYLLAGGLDQRTFTDAASGDVCRGYFADAPDFRMVFDATNGDPFSITAESYADPVLLVNGPDGRWYCNDDTFGLDSAVTFEAPQSGVYDVWVGTYNDPQGDYPGAQLGFTAQEPFEPQRRRSFFGEDDRIVMDPTETPWNMIGLVEMQSGSCTGTLIGPNVVLTGGHCLVGLGEPDNPPMLFSAGFENGNAVATSRVTSYYVPQLWRLAEQEGMDFGFFYLEQPLGDQLGWMDIGTLTQAELAGFANGSGPDILQAGYSADQPGVLTGNLSCPFVELASQNRLVHQCDTVQGDSGSPLFVQDGDRYRIIGVESHTNFLPEQEFDMNVAMYIANVVAEYQALNGQAPATTALPEPVVK encoded by the coding sequence ATGCGCCACCTGACCCTTGTTGCAGCCACCGCCCTCGCGGCGTCCCTGACACCTGCCCACGCGCAAGACCCGTCGTTAAACCCGACGTTCGGCGTCTTGAACTTGGAGGCAGGCTTTTCCAACGATCCCAATTGGGTTTATTTGCTGGCGGGCGGGCTCGATCAACGCACGTTCACCGATGCCGCAAGCGGCGATGTGTGCCGGGGTTATTTCGCCGATGCCCCTGATTTTCGGATGGTTTTTGATGCCACTAATGGCGATCCTTTCTCGATCACGGCGGAATCCTACGCGGATCCTGTGTTGTTGGTGAACGGCCCCGATGGGCGGTGGTATTGCAACGACGATACCTTTGGTCTCGACAGTGCGGTGACATTTGAGGCCCCCCAAAGCGGCGTCTATGACGTCTGGGTCGGCACCTATAACGATCCACAAGGCGACTATCCCGGCGCGCAACTGGGCTTCACCGCACAAGAGCCGTTCGAGCCGCAGCGCAGGCGCTCGTTCTTCGGGGAAGACGACCGCATCGTCATGGACCCCACGGAAACACCGTGGAACATGATCGGCTTGGTGGAAATGCAATCGGGCAGCTGCACAGGCACGCTGATCGGGCCCAACGTTGTGCTTACCGGCGGCCATTGCCTTGTGGGTCTGGGAGAGCCCGACAACCCGCCGATGTTGTTCAGCGCGGGCTTTGAGAATGGCAACGCCGTGGCGACATCGCGCGTGACCAGCTACTACGTCCCCCAGCTGTGGCGTCTGGCGGAACAAGAGGGCATGGATTTCGGCTTTTTCTATCTGGAACAACCCCTTGGCGATCAGTTGGGGTGGATGGATATTGGCACGTTGACCCAGGCCGAGCTGGCGGGTTTCGCCAATGGCTCGGGCCCTGACATCCTGCAAGCAGGGTACAGTGCCGATCAACCGGGCGTGCTGACCGGCAACCTGAGCTGTCCGTTCGTCGAGCTGGCCAGCCAGAACCGACTGGTGCACCAATGCGATACGGTGCAGGGGGACAGTGGCTCTCCGCTGTTCGTGCAGGACGGCGACCGCTACCGGATCATTGGCGTGGAATCCCACACCAACTTCCTGCCCGAGCAGGAGTTCGACATGAACGTCGCGATGTATATTGCGAACGTCGTGGCTGAGTATCAGGCCTTGAACGGCCAGGCCCCGGCAACCACGGCGCTGCCAGAGCCTGTGGTGAAGTAG